CTGTTCGAGATCCTGCACCATCTGGTTGAAACTGCGATTGGTTTCGGCGGCCACGCCCATGCCGCGCTCGGGCAGCGGCTCCGGCGACTGCCCCGAGCCGACTTTGCGCGCGGCCATGGCGAGACGCGCGAACGGACGGTTCACCAGACTCGTGATGAAGGCCGCGCCGAACAGCGAGAGCGCCAGCGCGAACACGCCCCAGCCGGCCCATTGCAAACCGGTGGCGTTGTCGAGTTGATCGCGGTCGAGCGCGACCCAGTAGTCGTCGTCGTCGATCTTGAAGCTGATCCATACGCCGGGGATGTCGTTCACGCTTTGCGCGATCACGGTGTCGTCGCCGAGGCGGCCGCGAATGTCGTGTTCGATCAGCCGGTTCAGCGATTCGTCGGGTTGCAGTTTGTACTTGTCGGTGGTTTCGCGCGGGTACACGCGCACGCCTTCATTGCTTTCCAGATCCTGCAGCAGTGCGCGCCGCAAATCGGGATCGGAATAAAGGAGGGCGGTACGCGTGAGCTTGACGATGGCGACGAGCTGCAATGCCACGCGCTGCGCGCGCGGCTCGCGTTCGATCACACGGAAGCTCTGGAACCACGCGGCGAGACTGACTGCGATCAACAGCGCGATCAACAGAAAGGTCCGCCAGAAAAGGCCGCCGAACGCGAGCGTCAGGAGGCGCCGGTCGATCCGCATGGGCCCTTCTTATCTGAAATCAAAGCAGGCAATGGCCTTGCATGAGACCAGAGTAAGCGCTGAAGCGCCAACGCCGGTCGACACTGGAGGCGAGAACAAACTCAGGCTGCACCGTCGGGGATGAACACGTAGCCCAGACCCCACACCGTCTGGATGAAACGCGGGCTGCCCGGATCCGGTTCGATCAGCTTGCGCAGACGCGAGATCTGCACGTCGAGACTGCGGTCGAAGACTTCGTACTCACGACCGCGCGCGAGCTCCATGAGCTTTTCACGCGACAGCGGCTGGCGCGGATGACGCGCGAACACCTTGAGCACCGAGAACTCGCCCGTGGTGAGCGGAATTTCCTGGCCGGCCTTGGTGAGCGTGCGGGTGGCGAGATTTAATGCGAACTCGCCGAACTCGAACACCTCGGTCGTTTCGGACGGTGCGCCCGGCAACTCCGAAGGCGACTGGCGGCGCAGCACCGCGTGGATTCGCGCAACCAGTTCGCGCGGATTGAACGGCTTGGGCAGATAGTCGTCAGCGCCCATTTCGAGTCCGACGATACGATCGACGTCTTCACCCTTGGCCGTGAGCATGATGATCGGCGTACGGTCGTTGCTGCCGCGTAGGCGGCGGCAGATCGACAGGCCGTCTTCGCCGGGCAGCATCAGATCGAGCACCAGTAGATCGAAGCGCTCACGCACCCAGAGCTTGTTCATGGAAGGTGCGTTCTCGGCGACATAGACATTGAAGCCCTGTTCACCGAGGTAGCGGCGCAGCAGATCGCGCAGGCGCGGATCGTCGTCGACGACGAGGATTTTCGAGGGGTTTTTGGTTTCCATGGTCGGCATCTTAGCGCGATTAGAAAGTGGTGCGCGTTTGCATCGTTTACCGGGTTACAGTCAGTTACAAAATTTACCCGCACTGTGGCACGGCGTAAAGCGGGGGCAGGTAGACTCCTTTACTGAATGCGGCTGTTCGGTGGATACTTCACTCGAATAAAACACTCGTACCCGGCCCGTTACCGGGGTTTGCATACGCATTTGAGGTAGCCGGTTGCCGCGCCACGAAGGGAACAACATGAAGGGAGGGGTTTGGCCGAATGTGCGCCTAAGCGTTATTGCACTGGCGGTTGCCGGTACGCTTGCAGGCTCACTGGGACCAACGCTCGCCCATGCCCAGCCTTCCGCCAGCAGAGCTGCGAGCGAGCATGCCCCCAAGTCAGGCAAGCCGAATCGCCGCGACCCCGCCGCCGAACGTCCCGCATCAGACGCGATCTTGCGCACTGCAGTTCCCCCCGATCTCGATCAACGCCGTCGTGATGGCCATATGACGCCCGACGAACGACGTCTGTTACGGCAGCATATCGAAGACGCTGTCCGCGAACTCTATAAGCGGTAGCCATTTTCGTGCCCGTCCCGGCACGTGTTCCACGCTTCTTCCCTGTGCGTGAAAAAATCGTTGCATTTCCAAGGTCAACCTCCCGTCCCGTCTGCCGTTGAGTCGTCAATGCGAACGCGTTGTGCACGCATGGCACGCTCGAATGCCTGTTCCATGACCCCCGTCAATCCGGATGACCGATGATGAGATTGCTCATACGTGGTAATTGCCGCCGTCGGTTCGCAGTATTGGCCGCCGCTTTGGCGGTCGTGACGATCGGTCCGCCGGCCGCCGCGATGCAGTCGGGCGCACTTCATGTCCAGCACCGCAGACACCCTGCGCCGATTGCTGACGGAAGCACGGCTTCAGAACGCGAACAAAGCATTCTCGATGCAGATGATGCGCGCTTCTTCCTGACACGCATCGGCTTCGCGCCGGATAGCGCCGAGCTCGCGCAATACACCGGACTCACGCGGGAGCAGGCCGTCGACAAAGTGCTCGCGAGTACGCGCACCGAGGCGGCCACGCCGCTACCCGACTGGGTTCTCGAACCGGTTCCGACACGCGAAACGCGCAAGGCGTGGACCGACGCTCAGCGTCGCGAAGCGGGGCGATTGCGCGGACAGCGCTACGACTCATTACGCGCGTGGTGGGTGCGCGAGATGCTGGTTACGCAGTCACCGCTCACCGAGCGCATGACGCTGTTCTGGCATAACCATTTCACGTCGGGCCAGGACAAGGTGCCGTATCCGCAGCAGATGGCGCAGCAGAACTTGCTGCTGCGCCGGGACGCGCTCGGCAACTTCGGCGAGCTCCTGCACGACATCGCGAAAGATCCCGCCATGCTGCAATACCTCGATGGCGCGAGCAATCGCAAGGGCAAGCCCAACGAAAATTTCGCCCGTGAGGTGATGGAGCTGTTCACGCTTGGCGAAGGGCATTACACCCAGCGTGATGTGGCGGAGGCCGCGCGTGCATACACCGGATGGAGTCTCGACCCCGACACGCAGGCCTACGTGTGGCGGGCCAACCAGCATGACGACGGCGAGAAGACTGTGCTTGGCGAGAGCGGGCCGTTCGACGGCGATCAGGTGCTCGATATCCTGCTCGCGCGGCCCGAAACCGCCACCTTCGTGACCAGCGGATTGTGGCGCGAATTCGTCTCGGATACGCCGGACCCGTCGAGCATCGCGCCGATCGCGGCGAGGTTCCGCGCGAGCCGCTACGATATCAAGGTCGCGTTGCGCGGCATCTTTCTGAGCGACGCATTCTGGGACGACGGCAATCGCGGCGTCCTCGTGAAGTCGCCGGCTGAGTTCGTGGTCGGCACGCTGCGCGCGTTCGATATCGGCTACGACAACACTGCGCCGTTCGCCTCGCAAATCCGCACGCTCGGCGAGAACCTGTTCTATCCGCCGAACGTCAAAGGATGGCCCCGCGGTACGGCATGGATCAACAGTTCCACGCTGCTCGCCCGCAAGCAATTCGTCGAACAGCTGTTCCGCGCGACCGAGGCTGCCGGCCCGCGGCGCATGGCGAATCCGGCGAACGCGAGGATCGCCGCAAGGGGCACGTCGCCCGACATGCAGACGGGCGCGTCGCTGCAACGCGCAATGGCCCGTGCAGGTCAAGGCGGCAAAGGTGGCGTACGCTTCGACATCGGTACATGGCTCGCGCACTACAACACCGCGCCCACGGCGAGGCCCGGATTGTCGGCCGAGTTGCAGTTGCAGCATGCGGTCCTGCCGCTCGCGCCGGTGGACGCGATCGAAACCGATTCGACCGCGGGCGACTATCTGGAAGCGTTGCTGATGGATCCGGCTTATCAACTGAAGTGAG
This genomic stretch from Paraburkholderia dioscoreae harbors:
- a CDS encoding ATP-binding protein, with amino-acid sequence MRIDRRLLTLAFGGLFWRTFLLIALLIAVSLAAWFQSFRVIEREPRAQRVALQLVAIVKLTRTALLYSDPDLRRALLQDLESNEGVRVYPRETTDKYKLQPDESLNRLIEHDIRGRLGDDTVIAQSVNDIPGVWISFKIDDDDYWVALDRDQLDNATGLQWAGWGVFALALSLFGAAFITSLVNRPFARLAMAARKVGSGQSPEPLPERGMGVAAETNRSFNQMVQDLEQLEADRALMLAGISHDLRTPLARLRLETEMSPSDQATKDAMVDDIEQMDMIIGRFLDYARPVQRVPEPVDLSVIAGELAARMQSEDSMRLITRLAPSAVIEADETDMRRVVGNLLENARKYGLSDGDGIPHVILETRVSHSRVELSVVDEGPGIPEDQLALVTRPFYRVNSARTQANGTGLGMAIVQRLVGRYRGALRLRNRTPGPGLEVTIEFPLAKGV
- the ompR gene encoding osmolarity response regulator transcription factor OmpR, with amino-acid sequence MPTMETKNPSKILVVDDDPRLRDLLRRYLGEQGFNVYVAENAPSMNKLWVRERFDLLVLDLMLPGEDGLSICRRLRGSNDRTPIIMLTAKGEDVDRIVGLEMGADDYLPKPFNPRELVARIHAVLRRQSPSELPGAPSETTEVFEFGEFALNLATRTLTKAGQEIPLTTGEFSVLKVFARHPRQPLSREKLMELARGREYEVFDRSLDVQISRLRKLIEPDPGSPRFIQTVWGLGYVFIPDGAA
- a CDS encoding DUF1800 domain-containing protein, with product MRLLIRGNCRRRFAVLAAALAVVTIGPPAAAMQSGALHVQHRRHPAPIADGSTASEREQSILDADDARFFLTRIGFAPDSAELAQYTGLTREQAVDKVLASTRTEAATPLPDWVLEPVPTRETRKAWTDAQRREAGRLRGQRYDSLRAWWVREMLVTQSPLTERMTLFWHNHFTSGQDKVPYPQQMAQQNLLLRRDALGNFGELLHDIAKDPAMLQYLDGASNRKGKPNENFAREVMELFTLGEGHYTQRDVAEAARAYTGWSLDPDTQAYVWRANQHDDGEKTVLGESGPFDGDQVLDILLARPETATFVTSGLWREFVSDTPDPSSIAPIAARFRASRYDIKVALRGIFLSDAFWDDGNRGVLVKSPAEFVVGTLRAFDIGYDNTAPFASQIRTLGENLFYPPNVKGWPRGTAWINSSTLLARKQFVEQLFRATEAAGPRRMANPANARIAARGTSPDMQTGASLQRAMARAGQGGKGGVRFDIGTWLAHYNTAPTARPGLSAELQLQHAVLPLAPVDAIETDSTAGDYLEALLMDPAYQLK